Part of the Salmo salar chromosome ssa10, Ssal_v3.1, whole genome shotgun sequence genome is shown below.
TCTCAATTTGTGTTTTTATTACacagttgaagtccgaagtttacatacacttaggttggagtcattaaaactcatttttcaaccactccacaaatttctttttaacaaactagagttttggcaagttggttaggacatctactttgtgcaagtcatttttccaacaattgttcacagacggattaattcactgtatcacaattccagtgggtcagaagtttacatacactaagttgactgtgccttttaaaccgCTTGGCCAATTCCAGAAAATCcattggctttagaagcttctgataggctaattgacataatttgagtcaattggaggtgtacctgtggatgtatttcaaggcctacccttcaaactcagtgcctctttgcttgacatcatggtgaaatcaaaagaaatcagccaagacctccacaagtctggttcatccttgggagcaatttccaaacgcctgaaggtaccacgttcatttgtacaaacaatagtttgcaagtataaacaccatgggaccacgcagttgtcatactgctcaggaaggaaatgcattctgtctcctagagattaacgtactttggtgcgaaaagtgcaaatcaatcccagaacaacagcaaagcaccttgtgaagatgcagaaggaaacaggttcaaaagtatctatatccacagtaaaacgagtcctaaatcgacataacctgaaaggccgctcagcaaggaagaagccactgctccaaaaccgccagaaaaaagccagaccaaaaaaaatgtcctctagtctgatgaaacaaaaataggacaacaaagtcaaggtattggagtggccatcacaaagccctgacctcaatcctatagaaaatttgtgggcagaactgaaaaagtgtgtgtgagcaaggaggcctacaaacctgactcagttacaccagctctgtcaggaggaatggccaaaatgaatccaacttattgtgggaagcttgtggaaggcaacccaaaatgtttgacccaagttaaacaattgaaaggcaatgctaccaaatactaattgagtgtatgtacatttctgacccactgggaatgtggtgaaagaaataaaagctgaaattaatcattcgttctgacatttcacattcttgaaataaagtggtgatcctaactgacctaagacagggaatttttactaggattaaatgtcaggaattgtgacaaactaagttaaaatgtatttggctaaggtgtatgtaaacttcccacttagACTGTACGTATGTTCTGCGTGTGTCTGTCCATATAGTTTATTTCCATTTCTAGCTGTGCAGTGTACAAAATGGTGCTGACCCCAGACTGGGGTTATAGTCTGCCCATATAGTCTACGTTATAGTCAACTGTCTGTTTTATAGTCTACACTCTGACAGCTGGGACTCTAGTCtctctaacgtgtctctctggcGTTGTCAGGTGCGACTCCACAGAGAGGCTGAGGAACTCCCTGGACTACCTGAGGTCTGTCCTAAACAACACCACCAACTTTAAGCTCATTTACAGATACGCCTTCGACTTTGCTCGGGTGAGTGAGGCAAGACCTGATCTGCGGTATTATCACTAGATTTCCTCTGACTGGGATGTTCATTCCCCTTGGATATTTATTTGTTGATATTTAGATTCAACACATGACAGATGATACTTTAAACTTGATCATTTATAGAAATAAACACGAAAATATCTGTGACGTCAGGTATGAAAATATTGCTATCCTGTCAGCTCTCAGCTTTGTATTCATAAGTTTTAAGTGTCAAGATTATTTTCTTGTTTGTCTTGCTTGGCTGAAGTGCTTATCAAGAGTACTGATGGGCTATTTACATAGTCTGGCTTGAAGTAATTGTAAGGCATGTTCCCCTGAAAGCAATTAATTGTGCTTTATAGTGAATGGAAATAGTGCTTGAAGTGAGATCAATACCATTTAATAAACAAAGCACATGGGGTTTGTGTCCTCATGAATTACACAATCATTGACCATTACTAGTAGGCTTACTGTATTAATCACTTACAACtcaatataaatatttaactgtATTTGACCCGGGACCTTAGCGATGTCTGTATATTTTTGACTGTACAGGAAAAGGACCAGAGGAGTTTAGACCTGAACACAGCCAAGTGCATGTTGGGGCTTCTCCTGGGAAAGACTTGGTCACTGTTTCCTGTGTTCAATCAGTTTTTAGAGGTATGGAGTCCAACCTGTGTAACATTCAACTTAATAAAGTGAGGGAACTGTGTGAGAATGTAGTGTTCTTTGTATTGACTGCCTGTCTGTTCATTTATTTAGCAATCTAAGTATAAGGTCATCAACAAAGACCAGTGGTGCAACGTTTTAGAGTTCAGCAGGACAATCAACCTAGACCTCAGTAACTATGACGAGGATGGAGCCTGTGAGTATCCACATGCACACTGACACTAATACACTCATTCTCATAGTGGTACAGCTGATCAATGCCCTAATGTTATCATTCTTTTCTCTAATTTTGTCAGGGCCAGTTTTGTTGGATGAGTTTGTGGAATGGTacaaagaaagagagatgttATAGCATCAGGTACACTGCCacaaatgtcaacaaaacaacatAATACGACGACGACGGCTATGAGAAAACAAACTATACAAAATGGGAGAGGTGTCAGTGATGACAAGGGGTGCTTCCAGGTAATGATTGCAGGGGGGTGTAAGGTCCAAAACTGGGTGTAAGCTGCCCTGGCGAGATTGGGATGTAGATTACTTATGGTCACTATGGAGACGCCAACTATCTCCAGATAATGTTCCCTACCCATGTTGCATTGTGGTTAAGCACATGGCAGCCCCTGTGGCGTTGCACCCCCTCGCTGTGTGATAGGATAACTGTTCTCATGAGTGGCTGACGTGGGCTAAATGgttttgtgtgagagagaaattCACTTTTCAACCCTTTGCTCCCGTGAGGAGGAATAAAACAAATGAAATCCCTCCCTTTTGAACAGTTGGTCTTAAGTCTTAAATCAAGGTCATTTTGACCTGGGCACATTTGAATATTGTATATCCGTGCTTTGAACTTGATCTGTGCTTGTCTCTTTATAACCTACAGAACCCATTGTTTTCTATCAGTTTTGTCCTATAGTTGGGTTGAATAGGAATTCTTACAGAAGTACATTGTCAGGCTgagtgttacagtagttgttttaGCCATGGTCCCTAAAGCTGTTAGAGGTGGATGATGACACCTCCACAGTTTACTATAACAAAGTAATTTGTGCCAGTGATTTGAGCCCCCAGTGGTTTTCATCCCCATGCTCACTATGATACCACCAGCCTGTGCTAAAGCATTTTAGCCCCCTGCGAAGGCTTCAGTTGACCTCATACCACAACTAACCAATCAGCAATGCTGCCTATTAACTCTTACTACAGTGCAGTTGTTAGTGGACTGGCCAGCATTCATGGTTTACGTGACCAATCTATGTTTCTAAGCTGTAGGTTTGTaagagtatatattttttttttctcacattttTTATGGGGGTTGCTTTAATTGCTCAACACACGCGAGTGAGCGCACACAGTGGTCAGGGATTAGATCAGGATGAAATGAGACTTTTGGGCTTATCATTCAAGAGGTCTCAAAACTATGGACATTGAAGGGTTAGAATTAGACCCCTGTGACGATGCTATGCTTTTGCTAATGTTCTTGTAACACATGTATAAACTTTTGTCAATGGCTGTGATGTGACGCTCAATTGTCATGAGTGAAACGTTGCATGCACGCTCTCCGTCAGAGACGTCTGTGAATGGATGAGATTTTTGAAaacttgttttgttgtttttttgtacaGGAATTTGTGCTTCATTTGATATCCTCCATGTTGTCTTAACGCTTTATGAAAACCATGATTGTGTATATTCAGAGCTGAAACACACGTAACCTCATTTGAGGATGAGGAGTTCCCTCCTGCATTTGCCAACCCCTCCCCCCATCACACACAGTAAAAAACGACAAAGAACCCCACTGTCAGTCTCAAAcggcctccctgtggctcagttggtagagcatggtgtttgcaacgccagggttgtgggttcgattcccacggggggccagtacgaggaaaaaaataaaaagggatgaaatgaattgaaatgtatgcattcactactgtaagtcgctctggataagagcgtctgctaaatgacgtaaatgtaaatgtaaacaaatggACATGAACTGAAATTAACATGAGACTGCGTGTGTTGTAAGAATGGTGTCAGATCTTTTGACATGTCAATCATTGATTGGTCAAAACCAGTGGCATCTGATCCACAACTAAAGCATGTACAGTATATGGATCGATTCATGAAGTAGTAAGGTCAGATGAGATCTCCACCTATCAGTGATCCATGATGCTTTGGCTGGCCTGTCCAGTCATCAGTATATTTGTCTATATTAGGTTTTTGGAGATGGAGCTAGTGGCTGGACTGCGCACTAATAATAAGTCTAATTCAGATGGTGTTCAACATTGGTAATGCAGGAGGTTGAACAACCCTGTCCTGActgtatatgtatgtacagtatgtatgtgtctGTTTTCACTGTAACCTACAGTATCTCTATATTAACTTACTGTTGTCATTCATTTTTGCTTTGCCATCTTCCTTTACAGAAAGATTCAAATGTGGTTTGTGATGATGTTCGTTCTGTGTTTTTAAATTGCACAGGATCATGTTTGATTCCGCTACTGTAGGCCTAATGTATTTTTACTATTGCATTACCACAGTAATTACCACGTCATGTGTGCACCTTATTATCCAGGTACCCATAGATCAACTGATATAAAAACATCACAAACACAATATGGGCGAATTTCATTACAGGTTTATGATGCATCGGCCTCCACATAATGTGGAGGCAGTGTCATGAAGAGATTATTTTGTAGCAAAATAGAGGGGAGTAGGGTAGCGAGTGAGTAAAGCAGGTGGATATGAATCTGGGAAATTGGGTTTTAATGGTCCCACCTTTTATTTGCCTTAGTCTGAAATAATTCAGTCACTTAAACAGCTATTTTCATTAAGACAAACATGTCTGGTGTTACACTCATTTACAACAATGTAATAACAGTATAATTCTGTAATTAAAATAAACAAGTTACGTTTTAACAACTTTCATCTGCTGCATTAACTTCTCAGGTGatttctttaatcagtacaaacAATTACAGTTGTAGCTCTCAAGCTTCACTGCCCTCTTTGTGTGTTTCAAAATGGAGGGTGGAGTTGGAGTAGGTCATATTGAGGTCACCAGAGGTAGAGACCTCACTACACGGGGTGGTCATAATGGTTTCTGAGGTAACGCTCTGATATGGACGAGATATGCCGAATGGTTTAGCAACCACTAACCCCATATAgctcctgtctccctgtgtcaTGGAGTTACAGCCAAATCCATCCATGGCTCTCATCTGTTGTTCCCTACTCCTCCATCCAGATCCtgctgcctcctctccctctgggGATGGTGGAGGTGTTGATGGGGCATCAGGTAGAGCCAGGGGTGGCTGGATGTCTACAACTAAGTGTTTCCTGTGTAGGGGAATTTGGAGTGAATACTCTCCTTTAGGCCTCGCCTCATCTGTGGGGGTGGAGAAAAAGCGTGATGTTTTGTACAATGACAGTTGGGGAGAAGGACTGATTTCTTCAGTAGGGTTACTGTAGTCTGCTCCGGTACCCCTCCCCACCTCGTCTGTGCTGCTGTCTGAGACATCAAAGTTAATATTGAGCGCTCTTATTTGGGAGAAAGAAACATTCATGTCTGTAAAACTTTCCTCTGTGTCCCTTCGTGTTCTCTCTGACAGCGCCTTCACCTTACCAAGCCTTGGCTGATCCCACCGGTCCTCTGCTCCGGTCTTCCTCTCTACCTTATCTGTGGTACTGGCTGAGTTGTTAAAGCTGATATTGAGTGTTCTCCTTGGGGAAAAATAATCTGTGATGTCTTTAGCTGGTTTCATTGTGTGTTCTGGAGTCTCATCTCCACTCTCACAGCTGGAAGAGGATGATTTGGCAGGTGGAGCTTCTTGAGAGGGCTGAATATTCTGATGCCTCCTAAGTCCAGGGATGTAGATTTTAACTGGTGGCTCCTCAGTTCTGACCCTGTCTGAGGAGGTGGTGGAAAGGAGTGATGT
Proteins encoded:
- the dcun1d4 gene encoding DCN1-like protein 4 produces the protein MPPRKKRRPTAGDDLSAKKSRQDSVFRKHEAPQIREEETFSSKRCLEWFYEYAVCDDVVGPEGMEKFCEDIGVEPENVVMLVLAWKLDAQSMGYFTLQEWLNGMGSLQCDSTERLRNSLDYLRSVLNNTTNFKLIYRYAFDFAREKDQRSLDLNTAKCMLGLLLGKTWSLFPVFNQFLEQSKYKVINKDQWCNVLEFSRTINLDLSNYDEDGAWPVLLDEFVEWYKEREML